From one Micromonospora siamensis genomic stretch:
- a CDS encoding DMT family transporter has product MRSRPAAIFPLIAVLGWGATFPVLASALSRVDALNLSVARYAPATAVFVVLLLLREGRAGLRADGRLGEVVTLGIVGFAGFNVLANLALGYAAPQQVALFVATSPLLTQLVRWARDGVRPRPALLALSLVALVGVGLVITRGRLDGLGQFGVGGLMMLLGVIGWAVYTHGAGRFAQWSPLRYTTLTALTGTAAMLAVSVAADLVGWQHAPAAADLVAVAPQLAYAVLAGSVIAVLAWNTGVRRLGAANAALFMNLVPVVTFAVQIARGYRPGVVELAGAGLTIAALVAANLVTRTRPAVVPVATRSHAAPAGTAVTDRTAVTDPVAVVAR; this is encoded by the coding sequence ATGCGATCCCGTCCCGCCGCCATCTTCCCGCTGATCGCCGTGCTCGGCTGGGGGGCCACCTTCCCCGTACTGGCCAGCGCGCTGTCCCGGGTCGACGCGCTCAACCTGAGCGTGGCCCGCTACGCCCCCGCCACCGCCGTCTTCGTCGTCCTGCTGCTGCTCCGCGAGGGGCGCGCCGGGCTGCGTGCCGACGGTCGGCTCGGGGAGGTCGTCACGCTGGGCATCGTCGGCTTCGCCGGGTTCAACGTGCTGGCCAACCTGGCCCTCGGCTACGCCGCCCCGCAGCAGGTCGCGCTCTTCGTGGCGACCAGTCCGCTGCTCACCCAGCTGGTCCGGTGGGCCCGCGACGGGGTACGCCCCCGGCCGGCGCTGCTCGCGCTCTCCCTGGTCGCCCTGGTCGGGGTGGGCCTGGTGATCACCCGTGGCCGGCTCGACGGGCTCGGCCAGTTCGGCGTCGGCGGGCTGATGATGCTCCTCGGCGTGATCGGGTGGGCGGTCTACACACACGGCGCCGGCCGGTTCGCGCAGTGGTCGCCGCTGCGCTACACCACGCTGACCGCGCTCACCGGCACCGCCGCCATGCTCGCCGTCAGCGTCGCCGCCGACCTGGTCGGTTGGCAGCACGCGCCGGCCGCCGCCGACCTCGTCGCGGTCGCCCCGCAGCTGGCGTACGCCGTGCTGGCCGGCTCGGTGATCGCGGTGCTGGCCTGGAACACCGGGGTACGCCGGCTCGGCGCCGCCAACGCCGCCCTGTTCATGAACCTGGTCCCGGTGGTCACCTTCGCCGTGCAGATCGCCCGCGGCTACCGGCCCGGCGTGGTGGAGCTGGCCGGCGCGGGGCTCACCATCGCCGCGCTGGTCGCCGCGAACCTGGTCACCCGTACCCGCCCGGCGGTCGTACCCGTGGCGACCCGCAGCCACGCCGCACCGGCCGGTACGGCGGTGACCGACCGGACCGCCGTCACCGACCCGGTGGCCGTGGTCGCCCGCTGA
- a CDS encoding ArsR/SmtB family transcription factor → MELHEPELRDVPVTAVLAALADDVRLRIVRTLAEDGERVCGTFELGVSKATRSHHFKVLREAGLTRTRVAGTSRHVRLRRDEIDRHYPGLLDAVLPDREPTNRAG, encoded by the coding sequence ATGGAGCTGCACGAGCCCGAACTGAGAGACGTGCCGGTGACCGCCGTGCTCGCCGCCCTCGCCGACGACGTCCGGCTCCGGATCGTGCGGACCCTCGCCGAGGACGGCGAACGGGTCTGCGGCACCTTCGAACTGGGCGTCTCCAAGGCCACCCGCAGCCACCACTTCAAGGTGCTGCGCGAGGCGGGGCTGACCCGCACCCGGGTCGCGGGCACCAGCCGGCACGTCCGGCTGCGCCGCGACGAGATCGACCGCCACTACCCCGGCCTGCTCGACGCCGTCCTCCCCGACCGCGAGCCCACCAATCGGGCGGGCTGA
- a CDS encoding FHA domain-containing protein has protein sequence MVVDASTVIGAVLRAVNDNTVVYPYGDGLLVDLPLTYGDGDGVRVLVEPMGSGYRVTDRAAAASLLTMAGVNLSAGRAAEAFAEIMASGGLNGVNAAAGEITTFGITDDLGKLVLDVAQASLRVDQLRWLAPRQAGIKFVDRVTDRVTAWAGRSRKLQRDAPIPLESGRSRSVTLRVANDGKAAYVQAVSLRDPDQAAEHCYHVFGLSKIARESRVAALDGSAHDWPPAIVAELRTVSDVEFFDDPLSLERQLDKVVPPSQPALRA, from the coding sequence ATGGTCGTGGACGCCTCAACTGTCATCGGCGCTGTCCTCCGGGCCGTCAACGACAACACGGTGGTGTACCCGTACGGCGACGGCCTGCTTGTCGACCTGCCATTGACCTACGGCGACGGCGACGGCGTACGGGTGCTGGTTGAGCCGATGGGATCCGGTTACCGGGTGACCGATCGTGCTGCGGCCGCATCTCTCTTGACCATGGCCGGTGTGAACTTGTCCGCTGGTCGCGCCGCTGAGGCGTTCGCTGAGATCATGGCCAGCGGCGGCCTGAACGGAGTCAATGCTGCAGCCGGTGAGATCACCACGTTCGGCATCACCGATGATCTGGGCAAGCTCGTGTTGGATGTCGCCCAGGCGTCGCTACGAGTAGACCAGCTCAGATGGCTTGCCCCCCGCCAAGCAGGCATAAAGTTCGTCGACCGAGTCACAGATCGGGTGACCGCTTGGGCTGGGCGCAGCCGAAAGCTTCAGCGAGACGCCCCGATTCCCTTGGAGTCAGGGCGGAGCCGCTCCGTCACGCTTCGGGTTGCCAACGACGGCAAGGCGGCATACGTTCAGGCCGTCAGCCTACGCGACCCGGATCAAGCAGCTGAGCATTGCTACCACGTGTTCGGCCTGTCCAAGATTGCCAGAGAGAGCCGAGTCGCCGCGCTAGATGGCTCCGCGCATGATTGGCCACCGGCGATCGTCGCCGAACTCCGTACCGTCAGCGACGTCGAGTTCTTCGACGACCCGCTCAGCCTTGAGCGGCAGCTTGACAAGGTAGTGCCTCCCTCGCAGCCAGCGCTTCGGGCATAG
- a CDS encoding ABC transporter permease yields the protein MAGSDVDTRLGPAGAAPGYRPSATMPFVAEFRRQASRRRTQLALGFMVLLPIIILIAFQFDSGDDDNGRNEFASLAELATSGGLNFTLFSLLVSASFLLVVVVALFCGDTVASEASWGSLRYLLAVPVPRARLLTVKLVVALAYSLLALLLLAGTALLAGSLRYGWSPLRSQVAAELAPGQGLLRLLAVLGYLAVVLLVVAGLAFLLSVTTDAALGAVGGAVLLWILSSILDQITALGVLRDFLPTHYSSAWLGLLSTPMQTDDVVRGTISAVSYATLFWGLAFWRFTRKDVTS from the coding sequence ATGGCGGGCTCTGATGTCGACACGCGTCTCGGCCCGGCCGGGGCGGCCCCCGGTTACCGGCCGTCGGCGACGATGCCGTTCGTCGCGGAGTTCCGGCGGCAGGCGTCGCGGCGGCGTACCCAGTTGGCGCTGGGGTTCATGGTGCTGCTGCCGATCATCATCCTGATCGCGTTCCAGTTCGACTCCGGCGACGACGACAACGGGCGCAACGAGTTCGCCAGCCTGGCCGAGCTGGCCACCTCGGGCGGGCTGAACTTCACCCTCTTCTCGCTGCTGGTGTCGGCGTCGTTCCTGCTGGTAGTGGTGGTGGCGCTGTTCTGCGGTGACACCGTGGCCAGCGAGGCGAGCTGGGGCAGCCTGCGCTACCTGCTGGCGGTTCCGGTGCCCCGGGCCCGGCTGCTCACGGTGAAGCTGGTGGTGGCGCTGGCGTACTCGCTGCTGGCCCTGCTGCTGCTCGCCGGCACCGCCCTGCTCGCCGGCTCGCTGCGCTACGGCTGGTCGCCGCTGCGCAGCCAGGTCGCCGCCGAGCTGGCGCCGGGGCAGGGCCTGCTGCGGCTGCTGGCGGTGCTCGGCTATCTGGCGGTCGTACTCCTGGTGGTGGCCGGCCTGGCGTTCCTGCTGTCGGTGACGACGGACGCGGCGCTCGGCGCGGTCGGCGGCGCGGTGCTGCTCTGGATCCTGTCCAGCATCCTGGACCAGATCACCGCGCTGGGGGTGCTGCGGGACTTCCTGCCGACCCACTACAGCAGCGCCTGGCTGGGGCTGCTGTCGACGCCGATGCAGACCGACGACGTGGTGCGGGGGACGATCTCGGCGGTCAGCTACGCGACGCTCTTCTGGGGGCTGGCGTTCTGGCGCTTCACCCGCAAGGACGTCACCTCGTAG